The nucleotide sequence TGCACTTTTTGAAGTTTGTGATGAGGTGATTATTGTAGATTCATTGAGTAAGGACAGAACGGTTGAAATTGCTCAAGAAAAAGGTGTCAAGGTAATTTCACAATCATTTTTAGGAGATGGTCCACAGCGTATTGTAGGGCTTCCTCACTGTAAAAATGATTGGATTTTAAATCTTGATGCAGATGAGTTTTTGGATGCAGATGCCAAAGATTTTATGAAGAAAGGAAGTTTTTATACTTCCGATTTTGATGCTTATAGTTTTAAAACAAAAAATTTTTTACAAGATAAAATAATCAATTTCGCAGGTTGGTATCCTGATAGAAAAGTTCGTTTTTTTAATAAAAACACCGCTTCACCTTCTAAAGATATTGTTCATCAAAAGGTTGTCTATACCAAGTTACATAAGCTTAATGTTCATTTATTGCATTATGGAAGTAATTCATTTTTTCAAATAATTGATAAAAAAAATCAATATGCACAATGGAATGCGGAACAACTTTATGGTCAAGGAAAACGTGTTTCTACTTTTAAGCCAGTTTTAAATGGTTTGGTTTCTTTTATTAGATGTTATTTCTTTAAAAAAGGGATTCTAAACGGTATTGATGGTTTGACGATTTCGCTTACACAAGGCTATTTTTCATATATTAAATATGCCAATTTAGTGCAACTACAGAAAATAAATAAAAAATAAAAAAGATTGATTGCAGTTTAAGCAGCTTTTTGATTCATTGATTTTTCTGCTATCTCGCACTTACCTCTAAATAACAATCCATGTATTGCTGGGCGATAATTTCGTCATTGAACTTTTGTACAAATTCAAATCCCTTTTGAGTTATTTCTAGCCTTTTTTGTGGGTCATTGAGTAAATAGGTAATTGCCTCTTGTAATTGATTTACGTTTGTAGGGTCTATATAAATAGAATCAGGGCCACCAGCCTCTGGAAATACGCCTGAATTAGTGGTAATAACTGCTGTGTTAGAATACAAAGCCTCAATAATCGGTATTCCAAACCCTTCAAATATAGATGGGTAAATGAAAATATCGGCCAATTGATATAAAATGGCTAATTCTTTTGAGGTTAATTTTTTTAAAAAAAGTACTTTGTTTTCTAGTTGATGCTCTTTAATGTACTGATGTAGTTTTTTGGTGTAGGCTGTTTCTTTCCCCACAAGTACGAGTGTAGTATCAATGTCTTTGATAGCCTTTACGATGATTAGGGCATTTTTTCGTTCTTCAATGGTACCTACATTTAGAATAAATTTTTTCGGTAAATTAAAATTTTGACGTACTTCCTCTTTTTCTTCAAGACTGTATTTTTGTTTAAAAACTTCTTGGCAGCCTTGGTAGATCACTTTGATTTTATCCGATTTAATGTTGAAAAACTGGATAATGTCTTCTTTAGTTTGTTGACTTATGGCAATGACTAAATCTGCGTTTTGGGTAGCTTTTTTGAATTTTAGAAAATGTATTTTTCGGTCAAAGTGAGAGTATAGTTCAGGATAGCGAACAAAAATTAAATCGTGAATGGTGACAATACTTTTGATGTTTTTGGATTTTAAACTAAAAGGTAATTCCCCTGATAATCCGTGAAAAATTTCAATGTTGTCTCTTACTAAATCATTTGTAATGGCTTTTTGTCTCCAGTAATTTTTGAACTTTTTATAGATTGAGCTTGGGTTTTTCTCGATAACAATTCCGCCAACAAGAGAATTGTTGTCTAGGGTTGGTTTTGGGTTGTATAAAAAATAGTTGTTTTGGGGATACTGTTTGCTCAAAATCCGAATTAAATCTCGGCAATAGTTTCCTAATCCAGTATTGTTATGAAAAAAACGTTTTGCTTCAAATCCGATGTTCATTATTTAGTGCAATTATGGATTAAAAATGCCTTCAATTGATTCGTGAAAAGTGTAGGCTCAAATTTTTCATACGCCTGTTCTTCAGGTAGGAAATCATGTAAATGTACTGATATATTTGTAGTTTCGTTCTCAAACATATTCCAATCTTGTTTAGGTACACTAGGAGCAAATATAGTAAAAGTAGGGATGTCTAATGCTTTTGCCATATTAGTGGCACCTCCTTCATTACCTATCAATGCTTCGCAAAGACTTGTTAAGGCTAGGAATTTCCTAATGTCATTTTGATAAACATCTAAGAATATATTTTTTTGAGTTTCTGGATTACTCAGGTTGTATATTTCTTCAGCAATTGGTTTTTGGTCAGGCATATAGTTGAAAAGCAGCTGTGCGTTTGTGTTTTGACAAATGTAATCGAGTACTTTTGCCATATAATGTAGTGGGTATGTTTTAAAGTCTCTACTGCCCACAGCGCTAATCATTATGATTGGTTTGTTGATGTCAATGTTATTTTGAATTAAATATTCTTTGGCATCATTTTTTTCACTTTCGCTAAGAACAATTTTGGGTTTGTAAATTTTAAAATCAATTCCCAGTGGTTTTAGTAAAAGCATCCTGTGCTCTATAGCTGTTGTAGCATTAGAAAATGAAATTTTGTTTCTTTCTAGGCTATGAGTGTACAGGAGTTTGGAGTATAATTTATTAAAAGTAATTTTTATTTTAGCGCCTGATAACCAACCAATCAAAACACTGTTAGGTTTGCCATAAGCATCTACGACTATATCATATTTTTCTTTTCGTATTTTGAAAAGAAAAGATAAAAATTTAAAGCTTTTTTTTCGAGTCTCTTCGTCTAGGATAATTAGTTTGTCATAAAAAGGATTTTTATCTACAACGGCAAAGCTGTTTGGGTATATGAGGTAGTGTAATTCGCTTGAAGGGTATTTTTCTTTAAGTGCTTCTAGCAAAATTGTACTAGTAAGAACATCACCAATTCTTTTCTTTTGTATGATTAAAATTTTCTTCATATAACTATTTCTTGCCGCAAAGTTCTATTTTTTATACTTTTAAACCAAAATTAATATTCCCTATCGTGCAAATCACTGTTCATAAACATTATAAAGAAAAAGAAGTGCTTGTTCCTCAGTTAATTGAAGGTTTTTCTGATAGCGGTGATTTGATAATGCAAGGTACTAGAAACATCATTAAGTCCAATATTCTCGGGGAGGAAAAAGTAGTTATCAAGTTTTTTCAAAAACCAGGGCTTTTTAAATCTGTTATTTATTCTTTTTTTAGAAGTACTAAGGCCAAGCGTTCTTTTGAGTATGCGAACTATCTTTTGGAATATAATATTCCAACGCCATTTCCTATAGCGTATGTTGAAGAAAAAAGCGGTTTAGGTTTGCTTCAGGATAGTTATTACATCTGTGAAAATATTGATTATGATTTTACTTTTCGAGAGTTGATTCATAATCCATTATTTCCAGAACGAAATATAATCTTAGAACAGTTTACTGACTTTACGTTTAAAATGCATCAGGCAAGAGTGAATTTTTTAGACCATTCGCCAGGGAATACCTTAATTGTTAAAAGAGGTGCAGGGGAATATGATTTCTATTTAATTGATTTGAACCGAATGAAATTTGAAACCTTATCTATCGAAGCCCGAATGGATAATTTCAAGAAGATGTGGCTCTCCAAAACCATGGTTAAAGTCATTGCCAAAAAATATGCTGACTTGAGTGGAGAAAATGAAGAAAAACTACAGCAGTTATTACTCAAAAAAACAATTGCATTCAAAGCGAAGACTACAAGGAAAAAATACTTGAAAAGAAAGTTAAGAATAATGAAATAGAAAAAATCCCAAATCCTAAAGTATTTACTTTGGAATTTGGGATTTAAAATATTGGGATTTAAAATTTACACCGCAACATCATATTCTCTTAACGCATTGTTCAATGACGTTTTCAAATCAGTAGATGGTTTACGAGTACCAATGATTAATGCACAAGGTACTTGGTATTCACCAGCAGCAAATTTTTTAGTATAACTTCCAGGAATAACTACTGAACGAGCAGGAACAAAACCTTTCATTTCCACTGGCTCATCACCTGTAATATCAATAATTTTAGTAGAGGCAGTCAAACATACGTTAGCACCTAGAACCGCTTCTTTACCTACGTGAACACCTTCAACAACAATACATCTTGAACCTACAAACGCACCATCTTCAATGATAACTGGAGCAGCTTGTAATGGCTCTAAAACACCACCAATACCTACACCACCACTCAAGTGAACGTCTTTTCCAATTTGTGCACAGCTACCTACAGTAGCCCAAGTGTCTACCATTGTTCCAGCATCAACATAAGCACCAATGTTTACATAACTAGGCATCATGATTACACCGCTTGAAATGAATGAACCATAACGAGCCGAAGCTCCAGGAACCACACGAACACCTTTTTCAGCATAGTCTTTTTTCAATTCCATTTTGTCATGGTATTCAAAAATTCCAGCTTCCCAAGTTTCCATTTTTTGAATAGGGAAATACATAACCACCGCTTTCTTTACCCATTCGTTTACTTGCCAGGAGCCTGTACTGAGCGAAGTCGAAGTATCTGCTTTTGGTTCAGCTACACGTAATTTTCCAGAGTCAAGTAATTCAATAACTTCTCTAATCGCGTTAGTTGTAGTTTCTTCTTGTAACAAAGCTCTGTTTTCCCAAGCTTGTTCTATAATTGTTTGTAAGTTGCTCATGTTTTTATTTAATTTTTGGCAAAGATAGACTTTTTACCCAAAAGCAAAAAGTGAAAGTTTTTCCAAAATGTTAGTTTTTTTTAGCTTTATTATTTTAAAACTATAATTCTTTATCTTTGAAAAAAAATAAAGCAATGCCAAGAATACTCTCCATAGACTACGGTCAAAAACGCACTGGAATTGCAGTTACTGACGAATTTCAAATCATCGCTTCGGGTTTGACCACCATTCCGAGTGCTACAGTTATCGATTTTTTAAAAGATTATTTTTCGAAAGAAAAAGTCGAATTAGTACTTATTGGCGAACCCAAACAAATGAACGGAGAACCTTCTCAAAGTGCTTCGATAATCAAGGGATTTGTGACGCATTTTACCAATCATTTCCCAGATATGAAAGTGGTCAGAATGGACGAACGCTTTACTTCTAAAATGGCTTTTCAGACTATGATCGATAGTGGTTTGAGTAAAAAACAACGTCAAAATAAAGCTTTAATTGACGAGATTTCGGCCACCATTATGCTTCAAGATTATTTGTCTCAAAAAAGATTTTAAGATTAGCAATAAGAGATCATTATGAATGCTATTTTTTATATAGGAAGTTATACTGAAATGTTAGCTCCTGATTTTGGGGGACACGGTGACGGAATCTACTCGGTGAGTTTAAATACAGACATCGGCGAAGTAAATGTTTTACATCGCTTTCAAGCTCGCAACCCTAGTTATTTAGCTATCAGTGATGATAAAAAATATTTGTATTCCGTTACTGAAGTTATCTATGAAAAAGGACCTAAAATTCAAGCCTTTGAAATTCAAGAAGATTACTCTTTGCAATTTGTAAATGAATTGCCTATAGAAGGAAGTTTGCCTTGTCATATTACTTATGCTAATAATTGTTTGTTAGTAAGTTGTTATGGTTCAGGAAATGTATTGTCATTCCCTACAGGGGATTCAGGAGTGCTTTTAGAGAATGTTTCCAATAATTATCATTCGGGTTCGAGTGTTAATCCTTTGCGACAAGAAGGCCCTCATGCTCATCAAGCCGTTTTTTCTGCAAAAGAGAGTAAGGTATATGTTCCTGATTTAGGAATTGACACAGTCAAAGTATACAAATTCAATGATGGTATTTTGTCTGAATTAATCTCCGAAGAAATTTTTCTAACCAAGGGGTTTGGACCTCGCCATATGGTATTTAATAAGCAAGGAAATTTAGGTTATTTGGTAAACGAATTAACAGCCGAAGTTTCGGTTTTAAAATCAGTGGATCAAAAATTTGTACAAATAAAAAGCTATACGTCATTACCAGATGATTTTAACGCTACACCGAGTGCTTCGGCAATTAGAATGCATCCCAATGGAGAATTTCTATATGTAGGTAACAGAACATTGGATGCCATAACCGTTTTTAAAATCGAAGGTGAAGCTTTGAAGTTGGTAGGATATAAAAAGATGTCTGGAAAAACTGTGCGAGAATTTAATATTTCACCCGATGGGAAATGGCTTGTTGCTTGTTTGCAAGATTCGGATATTGTGACTGTTTATGAAATTTATTCAAATGGAGCGTTGTTTGAAAAACAAACTATAGACACGGTTAAGTCACCTGTTTGTGTTTGTTTTGTGTAACGGATACCTCTTTTTTTTAGTTGAATTTACTCAACTGATGTGTTTGTAATGTTTCGTTTATCCTTTTTTTAGGATTTGGAATTTTTTCCGTTTTAGAGTTTTAAAAAAAAAATGTTTGGCTCTAAATTGACTTGGCTTATTATTCTCTGTTAAAAGTGATTATCATAGTGATAAATGTAACTATTTAGTCCCCAAATAGTGTTTTAATTATGGGAATAACAAGTATCTTTGCATTTTTAAAATTTTATTATGCCTGATACAACCATACGTTCGAGTAGTGATGTAGTTCTTATTGGAGCTGGAATCATGAGTGCCACTCTTGGCTTAATTCTAAAAGAATTACAACCAGATTTAACTATTGATATTTACGAAAGATTAGACAAAGCAGCTGCTGAAAGTTCTGATGCATGGAATAATGCAGGGACAGGTCATTCTGCTTTTTGTGAATTGAATTATACTCCTGAAGGAAAAAATGGAAGCATTGATCCTAAAAAAGCAATCAGTATTGCTGAATCTTTTGAGGTTTCTAGACAATTTTGGGCTTATTTAGTACAACAAGACAAAGTATCTTCTCCTGAAAATTTTATAAAAAGAATCCCTCATATTAGTTTTGTTTGGGGAGATAAAAATGTAGGCTATCTTAAGAAAAGATACGAAGCTTTACAGGCTAATCCGCTTTTCAAAGACATGCTGTATAGTGAGGATTTTTCTAAATTAAAAGAATGGATGCCTCTTGTGATGGAAGGTCGTAAAGAGTCGGAAAAAGTAGCTGGAACTACTATGGCTATTGGAACCGATGTTAATTTTGGGCAATTAACAAGAGATATGTTTGCTCATTTGGCAAAAATGAATGGAGTGAATATGTTTTTTAATCACGAGGTTAAAAAATTAAGACAAAGAGAGGATAAGTCATGGAGGATAAAAATTAAAAACTTAGCTAATGGAGTAACAAGAAAAGCTTACACTAAATTTGTATTTATTGGTGCAGGTGGAGGTTCGTTACATTTATTAGAAAAAGCAGATATTCCTGAAGGAAAAGGTTTTGGTGGTTTCCCAGTAAGCGGACAATGGTTGAAATGTACTAATCCTGAGGTTATCGCACAACACGAATCAAAAGTGTATGGAAAAGCGAGCGTAGGTGCGCCGCCTATGTCTGTTCCTCATATTGATTCAAGAATGATTAATGGAGAGAAGCAATTATTGTTTGGTCCTTTTGCTGGTTTTTCAACTCGATTCTTGAAAAATGGTAAATATTCTGATTTACCAAAATCGATTCAATTAGACAATATTGTTCCTATGGTGATTGCGGGATATAAAAATATTCCATTAACTAAATATTTGATTGAGCAAGTTAGACAATCTCCTGAAGATAGAATGAAAGCGTTGAGAGAATATGTTCCAGGAGCAAAATCATCAGATTGGGTTCTAGAACGCGCTGGGCAAAGAGTTCAAGTAATCAAGAAAGATGAAAAAGAAGGCGGAAAATTAGAATTTGGAACCGAGGTAATTACTTCTGGTGACGGAACCTTATCTGTTTTATTAGGTGCTTCTCCGGGTGCTTCAACAGCGGTTTCTATTATGATAGATGTGATAGGAAGATGTTACAAGGAGCAAATGAAAACGGCTGAATGGCAACAAAAGTTCAAAGAAATGATTCCTTCTTACGGTCAGGCTTTAAATGAGAATCCTGATTTATTAGAAAAAATTAGAAAAGAAACGGCTGAAGTTTTGAAGCTAAAATAATAGAATTATTACCTAGTAATAGTTGTAAATCCCATTAGTTGTAGGCTAATGGGATTTTTTATAGGTATCTATTAACTGTTTTGTTGTTTTAACAATAGTATCTGATAAGTTGTTGAGCCAAATCAGCTGTTCAATAACAAGTTGTACTTCTTGCATTTTAAGTAAAAACGACATTTCGTTTAGGTCGTGTTCTGTATTTAATTCTCTTGATTGAATATTTTTTAACTCGCTGAGATTCTCATTTGTTAAGTCGGCATCAGTTAAATCCTTTTTGCTTTCAACTGCGTTTTCTTTTAATAGTGAAATAGCAAAATCTAGTTTTTTAATAATTTGCTCAATAGCCTTGTTGAAAGAATCTGAAGCTTTGGTGGTTTTGTGTGATTGTGTATACGTTCCTAAAGAAGCAGCTGATGATAATAGAGCATGATTCAAAACAGTCAACTTGTAAAAAAGCGAGAGGTTGTTTTGTTTGGATTTAGGCTCTTGAAGCATTCGTTGGAATGACGCCATTAAATTACCCACTTCAATAAAAGATGTATTTCGGGCTAATCGATAGGAGGGTGTTACGGCACCTTTGTTGTTGTATAAAACAGAAATCTCTTTGAGGTAATTGCGATTCGCTTCGATGGATTTTTCTAAATATTCAGGGACATTGAAAAATTCCCAACTAGGCCAAAGGAAATAATTTGCTAAAATCGCTAAAATTGCTCCCACAATTGTGTCTAAAATGCGATACTGAATGAGGTTGTCCATATCCGGTGTCAAAATTGCGAAAATGAAAATGACATGAATAGTAATAAAGGTAGTGCCTATCTTATAATTGCTAGGGTTGAATGAAAAGCCTAAAATCATCGCTAGGATACACAAAACTCCTATGATAGTGGTGTTAGGGATTATAGATAGTAAACTAAAGGCAATAAATCCACCGACTAGGGTTCCGATGAATCTGTGGTAGGTACGTTCTTTGGTTAGACCATAACCTGGTCTCATAATAACGACAATGGTTAGTATAATCCAATAAACGTTTTGAAATGGGAGAACTTTTCCTATCATATAACCGATAAGAATAGTAATCGTAATTCGGACTGAATGTCTGAAGATAGTTGATGAAAAACTAAAATTTTCTATCAAGGTATTAATTGGGTAATAGTGATGTTGTATTAGTTTTTCTAAGTCTTTGTCTCTTCCGTTTAAGTCTTTAAGTTGTACGGTTTTGGTAAAGGCTCTTTCTAATATTTTTATTTTTTCGACTTGTTTTTCGGCATAATCAAGCATTGTTGTAAGCATTAAAACACCTTCAATAGATTTGGTTTTGCCCAAATCATTTTTGTATTGTTGAATAGCGTCTTTATAATGATGTAAATCTTCAATTAAGTTGAGCTTTGATTTATAAGGTGTTTTGTTTAGAATACTAGCAGATAAATGCTTTAAACTTTTGGCAAGATTGTAGGCTAAATTTTGGTACGTAATTAAAACGATTGGATGGTTGTCAAATTTTTGATGTAATTTATTATGGTCGAAAGATGTTGAAAGGGCTAGTTCCATGATTTCGACCAAGGAAATAAAGGACAGTAGCATCTTTCGGTTTTGATTGGAGGAACCATAATTTGTTCTGTTCCTGACAAGGATATCTCTAATGTTTTCGTGAATGGTATTTAGTTCAACTTGTACCTGTAATTGTTTTTTGGTGATGTCTTTCCTATTTGAATTAAGTTCCCACAAATCTCCTCTTAGCTTTAAATAGGAAGAGGTGTGTGACATGCATTCCGCTATTTGTAATTCGATATAACGATTTGGACGGATGTAGTGAAACAAAATAGAAATGATCAAATAAAAGAGTCCGCCGCTTAGCAATAGTCCTGCATGCTTTAAGATTTCCTCAAAACCAGTATTCAAATGGGAAAAAGATAGTGAAATTGAGAGTAGGCCAGAGAAAGCGACCATAGTGGCACGTTGGTCGTAAACGGCTAACATTGAGACTAAAAAGATTAGACCTGTTAAAACAGGATAAAAAATCAAGGGATAGGGATGGGATAAATTGATGATTAAATTAACTCCCGAAACAATTAAACTAGTGACAACTAATCCATTTATTTTGTGTTTAAGGTTGCTAGGAACATCACTTGGAAATACAAAAAAAGCACCTAGGGCTATGGTAATTCCAATTCTAATATTGCCTAAGTAATTAAAAAGCAAAACCGAAAAGAC is from Flavobacterium sp. NG2 and encodes:
- a CDS encoding glycosyltransferase family 2 protein, producing MAISGLVITYNEEKMIGKCIDALFEVCDEVIIVDSLSKDRTVEIAQEKGVKVISQSFLGDGPQRIVGLPHCKNDWILNLDADEFLDADAKDFMKKGSFYTSDFDAYSFKTKNFLQDKIINFAGWYPDRKVRFFNKNTASPSKDIVHQKVVYTKLHKLNVHLLHYGSNSFFQIIDKKNQYAQWNAEQLYGQGKRVSTFKPVLNGLVSFIRCYFFKKGILNGIDGLTISLTQGYFSYIKYANLVQLQKINKK
- a CDS encoding glycosyltransferase family 1 protein, whose translation is MNIGFEAKRFFHNNTGLGNYCRDLIRILSKQYPQNNYFLYNPKPTLDNNSLVGGIVIEKNPSSIYKKFKNYWRQKAITNDLVRDNIEIFHGLSGELPFSLKSKNIKSIVTIHDLIFVRYPELYSHFDRKIHFLKFKKATQNADLVIAISQQTKEDIIQFFNIKSDKIKVIYQGCQEVFKQKYSLEEKEEVRQNFNLPKKFILNVGTIEERKNALIIVKAIKDIDTTLVLVGKETAYTKKLHQYIKEHQLENKVLFLKKLTSKELAILYQLADIFIYPSIFEGFGIPIIEALYSNTAVITTNSGVFPEAGGPDSIYIDPTNVNQLQEAITYLLNDPQKRLEITQKGFEFVQKFNDEIIAQQYMDCYLEVSAR
- a CDS encoding glycosyltransferase family 9 protein, giving the protein MKKILIIQKKRIGDVLTSTILLEALKEKYPSSELHYLIYPNSFAVVDKNPFYDKLIILDEETRKKSFKFLSFLFKIRKEKYDIVVDAYGKPNSVLIGWLSGAKIKITFNKLYSKLLYTHSLERNKISFSNATTAIEHRMLLLKPLGIDFKIYKPKIVLSESEKNDAKEYLIQNNIDINKPIIMISAVGSRDFKTYPLHYMAKVLDYICQNTNAQLLFNYMPDQKPIAEEIYNLSNPETQKNIFLDVYQNDIRKFLALTSLCEALIGNEGGATNMAKALDIPTFTIFAPSVPKQDWNMFENETTNISVHLHDFLPEEQAYEKFEPTLFTNQLKAFLIHNCTK
- a CDS encoding lipopolysaccharide kinase InaA family protein, whose amino-acid sequence is MQITVHKHYKEKEVLVPQLIEGFSDSGDLIMQGTRNIIKSNILGEEKVVIKFFQKPGLFKSVIYSFFRSTKAKRSFEYANYLLEYNIPTPFPIAYVEEKSGLGLLQDSYYICENIDYDFTFRELIHNPLFPERNIILEQFTDFTFKMHQARVNFLDHSPGNTLIVKRGAGEYDFYLIDLNRMKFETLSIEARMDNFKKMWLSKTMVKVIAKKYADLSGENEEKLQQLLLKKTIAFKAKTTRKKYLKRKLRIMK
- a CDS encoding 2,3,4,5-tetrahydropyridine-2,6-dicarboxylate N-succinyltransferase, with protein sequence MSNLQTIIEQAWENRALLQEETTTNAIREVIELLDSGKLRVAEPKADTSTSLSTGSWQVNEWVKKAVVMYFPIQKMETWEAGIFEYHDKMELKKDYAEKGVRVVPGASARYGSFISSGVIMMPSYVNIGAYVDAGTMVDTWATVGSCAQIGKDVHLSGGVGIGGVLEPLQAAPVIIEDGAFVGSRCIVVEGVHVGKEAVLGANVCLTASTKIIDITGDEPVEMKGFVPARSVVIPGSYTKKFAAGEYQVPCALIIGTRKPSTDLKTSLNNALREYDVAV
- the ruvX gene encoding Holliday junction resolvase RuvX produces the protein MPRILSIDYGQKRTGIAVTDEFQIIASGLTTIPSATVIDFLKDYFSKEKVELVLIGEPKQMNGEPSQSASIIKGFVTHFTNHFPDMKVVRMDERFTSKMAFQTMIDSGLSKKQRQNKALIDEISATIMLQDYLSQKRF
- a CDS encoding lactonase family protein; protein product: MNAIFYIGSYTEMLAPDFGGHGDGIYSVSLNTDIGEVNVLHRFQARNPSYLAISDDKKYLYSVTEVIYEKGPKIQAFEIQEDYSLQFVNELPIEGSLPCHITYANNCLLVSCYGSGNVLSFPTGDSGVLLENVSNNYHSGSSVNPLRQEGPHAHQAVFSAKESKVYVPDLGIDTVKVYKFNDGILSELISEEIFLTKGFGPRHMVFNKQGNLGYLVNELTAEVSVLKSVDQKFVQIKSYTSLPDDFNATPSASAIRMHPNGEFLYVGNRTLDAITVFKIEGEALKLVGYKKMSGKTVREFNISPDGKWLVACLQDSDIVTVYEIYSNGALFEKQTIDTVKSPVCVCFV
- a CDS encoding malate:quinone oxidoreductase yields the protein MPDTTIRSSSDVVLIGAGIMSATLGLILKELQPDLTIDIYERLDKAAAESSDAWNNAGTGHSAFCELNYTPEGKNGSIDPKKAISIAESFEVSRQFWAYLVQQDKVSSPENFIKRIPHISFVWGDKNVGYLKKRYEALQANPLFKDMLYSEDFSKLKEWMPLVMEGRKESEKVAGTTMAIGTDVNFGQLTRDMFAHLAKMNGVNMFFNHEVKKLRQREDKSWRIKIKNLANGVTRKAYTKFVFIGAGGGSLHLLEKADIPEGKGFGGFPVSGQWLKCTNPEVIAQHESKVYGKASVGAPPMSVPHIDSRMINGEKQLLFGPFAGFSTRFLKNGKYSDLPKSIQLDNIVPMVIAGYKNIPLTKYLIEQVRQSPEDRMKALREYVPGAKSSDWVLERAGQRVQVIKKDEKEGGKLEFGTEVITSGDGTLSVLLGASPGASTAVSIMIDVIGRCYKEQMKTAEWQQKFKEMIPSYGQALNENPDLLEKIRKETAEVLKLK
- a CDS encoding FUSC family protein yields the protein MISKIQKFKDSTNFTNALKITIAGVFSVLLFNYLGNIRIGITIALGAFFVFPSDVPSNLKHKINGLVVTSLIVSGVNLIINLSHPYPLIFYPVLTGLIFLVSMLAVYDQRATMVAFSGLLSISLSFSHLNTGFEEILKHAGLLLSGGLFYLIISILFHYIRPNRYIELQIAECMSHTSSYLKLRGDLWELNSNRKDITKKQLQVQVELNTIHENIRDILVRNRTNYGSSNQNRKMLLSFISLVEIMELALSTSFDHNKLHQKFDNHPIVLITYQNLAYNLAKSLKHLSASILNKTPYKSKLNLIEDLHHYKDAIQQYKNDLGKTKSIEGVLMLTTMLDYAEKQVEKIKILERAFTKTVQLKDLNGRDKDLEKLIQHHYYPINTLIENFSFSSTIFRHSVRITITILIGYMIGKVLPFQNVYWIILTIVVIMRPGYGLTKERTYHRFIGTLVGGFIAFSLLSIIPNTTIIGVLCILAMILGFSFNPSNYKIGTTFITIHVIFIFAILTPDMDNLIQYRILDTIVGAILAILANYFLWPSWEFFNVPEYLEKSIEANRNYLKEISVLYNNKGAVTPSYRLARNTSFIEVGNLMASFQRMLQEPKSKQNNLSLFYKLTVLNHALLSSAASLGTYTQSHKTTKASDSFNKAIEQIIKKLDFAISLLKENAVESKKDLTDADLTNENLSELKNIQSRELNTEHDLNEMSFLLKMQEVQLVIEQLIWLNNLSDTIVKTTKQLIDTYKKSH